Proteins encoded in a region of the Paenibacillus pedocola genome:
- a CDS encoding alpha/beta hydrolase family protein — translation MQRFRLPLEDGLYLEGEVRLPPGAGPAPVVLLSHGFRGHKDWAFWPEVSGRLAESGFYTVSFNFSRIAARSSAGITERGAAEAATLSRELDDLQEVLRSLQDGRLPLAERADPARLAILGHSRAGGGNIVFAAEHPEVQALVVWNGGSPPARTSADGYAELTLPEQVQQQDQLQNKARFDLENALSSLSAAVLIIQGDQDRDSLLQQNARFREQAPQHRYYSVKGADHTFNTADPYEGSTAELNEAVAVTLEFLHEQLG, via the coding sequence GTGCAAAGATTCAGACTGCCGCTGGAGGATGGGCTCTATCTTGAAGGTGAGGTAAGGCTTCCTCCGGGTGCAGGCCCGGCACCGGTGGTGCTGCTCAGCCACGGCTTCAGAGGCCATAAGGATTGGGCCTTCTGGCCGGAGGTCTCCGGCAGGCTGGCAGAGAGCGGCTTCTATACCGTCAGCTTCAACTTTTCGCGCATCGCTGCCCGTAGTAGTGCCGGAATTACCGAGCGGGGAGCAGCGGAAGCAGCTACACTTAGCCGGGAGCTGGATGATCTGCAGGAGGTGCTGCGCAGCCTGCAGGACGGCAGACTCCCGCTGGCGGAGCGGGCTGACCCTGCGCGGCTGGCGATTCTCGGGCACAGCCGCGCGGGCGGCGGTAATATCGTGTTCGCCGCCGAACATCCGGAGGTGCAGGCGCTCGTGGTCTGGAACGGCGGCTCCCCGCCGGCCCGGACATCTGCGGACGGCTACGCTGAGCTGACGCTGCCGGAACAGGTCCAGCAGCAGGACCAGCTGCAGAACAAGGCGCGTTTCGACCTGGAGAACGCGCTAAGCTCCTTATCCGCCGCAGTCCTGATCATCCAGGGCGATCAGGACCGGGATTCGCTGCTGCAGCAGAATGCCCGTTTCCGGGAGCAGGCGCCGCAGCACCGTTACTATTCAGTGAAAGGGGCGGACCACACCTTCAACACGGCAGATCCGTATGAAGGCTCCACCGCGGAACTAAATGAGGCCGTAGCTGTGACACTTGAATTTCTGCATGAACAGCTGGGCTGA